A genomic stretch from Bradyrhizobium sp. 195 includes:
- a CDS encoding ABC transporter substrate-binding protein, whose amino-acid sequence MIAKWKIAIALAVLLSGPASAAEEPGVSDTEIKIGGVYPFSGPASSIGLVGKGLIAYIQSLNERGGVNGRKINYIAYDDSYSPPKAVEHVRKLVESDEVSFMYGQLGTPGISATAKYLRAKGVPSIAIISGSSKFTDIANYPLTTTGLVSYDTEGKIYAKYLTKVLPNAKYAILYQNDDLGKDYVNAFKAYLGGEFDRKVVTAAYEVTEPTIDSQITNLKSTGAEALVIAGTPKFAAQAIRQASVIGWKATIIINFPSASVGGTLAPAGLDKSIGVIAGTITKDIADEAWKDDPAMQDYRKFFEKYIPGADITNGTYLVGYQQGILLEQILKQCGNDLSRKNILAQAKNLKQAIVPVALPGIEVNTSENANMMWSQMRLQRWTGTAYKLFGDVLDAKSE is encoded by the coding sequence ATGATAGCGAAATGGAAAATCGCGATAGCACTGGCTGTGCTTTTGAGCGGCCCGGCGTCTGCGGCGGAAGAGCCAGGCGTCTCCGATACCGAGATCAAAATTGGCGGGGTTTACCCCTTCAGCGGACCGGCGTCATCGATCGGGCTCGTGGGCAAGGGTCTTATCGCCTATATCCAATCGCTGAACGAGCGAGGTGGCGTCAACGGCCGCAAGATCAACTACATCGCCTACGATGACTCATACAGCCCACCCAAGGCGGTGGAGCACGTGCGCAAGCTGGTCGAAAGCGACGAAGTATCGTTCATGTACGGTCAGCTTGGTACGCCCGGCATCTCGGCTACGGCCAAGTATCTCAGGGCGAAAGGCGTGCCCAGCATTGCGATCATCAGCGGCTCATCCAAGTTCACGGATATCGCCAATTATCCCCTGACGACGACCGGTCTCGTCAGTTACGATACCGAAGGGAAGATCTACGCCAAGTATCTAACCAAAGTGCTTCCCAACGCGAAGTACGCCATTCTCTATCAGAACGACGACCTCGGCAAAGACTACGTCAATGCTTTCAAGGCGTATCTCGGCGGCGAGTTCGATCGGAAGGTCGTGACAGCCGCTTACGAGGTCACCGAGCCCACGATCGATTCACAGATCACGAACCTGAAGAGCACTGGAGCCGAGGCTCTCGTGATCGCTGGGACGCCGAAGTTTGCGGCGCAGGCAATCAGGCAGGCTTCGGTGATCGGATGGAAGGCGACCATCATCATCAATTTTCCTTCCGCGTCCGTTGGTGGCACGCTCGCGCCGGCCGGTCTCGACAAGTCGATCGGCGTAATCGCCGGCACGATCACCAAAGACATTGCTGACGAGGCGTGGAAGGACGATCCTGCCATGCAGGACTACAGAAAGTTCTTCGAGAAGTATATCCCCGGCGCCGACATCACCAACGGGACCTACCTGGTCGGATATCAGCAGGGAATTCTGCTCGAGCAGATCCTGAAACAATGCGGCAATGACCTCTCCCGCAAGAATATTCTCGCGCAGGCAAAGAATCTCAAGCAGGCCATCGTCCCCGTCGCGCTGCCGGGAATTGAGGTCAATACCAGTGAAAACGCGAACATGATGTGGTCTCAAATGCGGCTGCAGCGCTGGACCGGCACGGCGTACAAGTTGTTCGGAGATGTGCTCGACGCGAAATCCGAGTAG
- a CDS encoding AMP-binding protein, with amino-acid sequence MSTNEPVFAPKEVSLQRRSDGTLILKSPLELGECDWRVTDFLLTWAKAAPDRIFLAQRNSNGEWDEITYSQAWSSVQAVGQSLIEMDAKPSDSLAILSGNSIENAVISFAAMSIGLVFAPISPNYTLMPGGLARLKDIAEVLRPKFVFVQSGRDFAAARSIPELKAASWISVDGAPETVRYSDLTKQRSGYEGFERASRSVSCDSVAKVLFTSGSTGLPKGVLNTHRMMASSLQMGSLLVAPSEAPVQVEWMPWHHTMGSNVILHGILKNGGTLYIDDGRPLPQLFHKTLLNLQEVSPTAMFNVPAGYNFLCDAIEKDSELGARILKRLDRISYAGAAISQNTLERLYRLTSSITDRRIPVMSGYGTTETAPTISTTHWATDRPGEIGLPAPGLQLKLLPVSDTYEVRVKGPNVTPGYLGRPDLTEQAFDEEGFYRIGDTVSFMDPEKPEKGLRFTGRISENFKLANGTWVSIGNMRAAILSAGRGVLSDVVIAGENRECCGLLCWLNPTEAARISSQSSSDLNPNPVVVQFLKDRLEEYNRTVGSSEKVHSFVLLKEPPSIAAGEITDKAYVNQRAVLKCRSDQVESLYGSAPNPDVIRV; translated from the coding sequence ATGTCAACGAACGAACCTGTCTTCGCGCCCAAAGAGGTCTCACTGCAGCGTCGGAGCGACGGTACGCTTATCTTGAAGTCGCCGCTCGAGCTGGGAGAGTGCGATTGGCGTGTCACGGACTTCCTGCTGACCTGGGCGAAAGCCGCTCCCGATCGCATCTTCTTGGCTCAGCGCAATTCAAACGGCGAGTGGGACGAGATCACATATAGCCAGGCCTGGTCCTCGGTTCAGGCGGTTGGTCAAAGCCTGATCGAAATGGATGCGAAGCCTTCGGATAGTCTTGCCATCCTCTCCGGGAATTCCATAGAGAATGCGGTGATTTCTTTCGCCGCAATGTCGATCGGCTTGGTTTTCGCGCCGATCTCGCCGAATTACACCTTGATGCCTGGCGGCTTGGCGCGCCTGAAGGATATCGCAGAGGTGCTGCGTCCGAAGTTCGTATTCGTGCAAAGCGGACGCGATTTCGCCGCCGCCCGCTCCATTCCGGAACTGAAGGCGGCAAGCTGGATCAGCGTAGACGGTGCTCCCGAAACGGTGCGCTATTCCGACCTGACGAAGCAGAGGAGTGGCTATGAAGGCTTCGAACGCGCGTCCCGCTCCGTATCTTGCGATTCCGTCGCAAAAGTCCTCTTCACGTCGGGCTCGACGGGCCTTCCCAAGGGCGTCCTGAATACTCACCGCATGATGGCGAGCTCGCTACAAATGGGTAGCTTGCTGGTAGCCCCGTCCGAAGCGCCTGTTCAGGTCGAGTGGATGCCATGGCACCACACCATGGGAAGCAACGTCATTCTGCACGGCATACTCAAGAATGGAGGGACGCTCTACATCGACGACGGCCGGCCATTACCGCAGCTCTTCCACAAAACGCTCCTCAATCTCCAAGAGGTTTCGCCGACCGCGATGTTCAATGTGCCGGCCGGCTATAATTTCCTTTGCGACGCCATCGAGAAGGATTCCGAGCTTGGGGCGCGCATACTGAAGCGGTTGGACAGGATAAGCTACGCTGGCGCAGCCATCTCGCAGAACACGCTCGAGCGTCTTTACCGATTGACGTCATCGATCACCGACCGGCGGATTCCTGTCATGTCCGGCTACGGTACGACGGAAACCGCTCCAACGATCAGTACGACCCATTGGGCTACCGATCGACCGGGGGAAATCGGCCTTCCCGCGCCCGGTTTGCAGCTTAAACTGCTTCCCGTTTCCGATACATACGAGGTGCGGGTCAAGGGTCCCAACGTCACGCCGGGTTATCTCGGCCGGCCGGATTTGACGGAACAAGCCTTTGATGAAGAAGGCTTCTATCGCATCGGCGACACGGTCTCGTTCATGGACCCCGAGAAACCCGAAAAGGGACTTCGCTTTACGGGCAGGATTTCCGAAAACTTCAAGCTCGCGAACGGGACCTGGGTATCGATCGGGAACATGCGCGCCGCAATCTTGTCAGCTGGCCGCGGCGTGCTGTCGGATGTGGTGATTGCAGGCGAAAACCGAGAATGCTGCGGTCTGCTTTGCTGGCTGAACCCGACTGAGGCGGCCCGGATCTCTTCGCAGTCGTCTTCCGACCTGAACCCCAATCCCGTCGTCGTGCAGTTCCTCAAGGATCGCCTCGAAGAGTACAACCGGACCGTTGGCAGCAGCGAGAAGGTCCACTCGTTCGTGCTGCTCAAGGAGCCGCCGTCAATTGCCGCCGGAGAAATCACCGACAAGGCGTATGTCAATCAACGCGCGGTCTTGAAGTGCCGGTCGGACCAGGTCGAATCTCTCTACGGCTCCGCCCCGAACCCAGACGTGATCCGAGTTTGA
- a CDS encoding winged helix-turn-helix transcriptional regulator translates to MKWKELEEEPCSMARTIAVIGDRWTLLILRECFLRTRRFEGFQSALGITRHLLAERLKKLVRQGILRRVPYQESPKRHEYILTQKGLDLYPIMMAIVHWGDTHMVDERGRPLLHQHRNCGKNFDPVMVCSECGEPVLAKEVHTHPGPGARRPLAKNDLEAPAPKPKVRRKAA, encoded by the coding sequence ATGAAATGGAAGGAACTTGAGGAAGAGCCATGCTCAATGGCCAGGACTATCGCCGTAATCGGCGACCGATGGACGCTGCTCATCCTACGCGAATGCTTTTTGCGTACTCGCCGCTTCGAGGGATTCCAGTCCGCCTTGGGAATAACCCGCCATCTCCTTGCCGAGCGGTTGAAGAAGCTTGTCCGGCAAGGCATTCTTCGCCGAGTCCCCTATCAAGAATCGCCCAAGCGCCACGAGTACATCCTGACGCAGAAGGGCCTCGATCTCTATCCGATCATGATGGCGATCGTCCATTGGGGCGACACTCACATGGTCGACGAACGCGGTCGGCCGCTTCTGCATCAGCATCGCAACTGCGGTAAGAACTTCGACCCCGTCATGGTTTGCTCCGAGTGTGGCGAGCCGGTTTTAGCCAAAGAGGTCCATACGCATCCGGGCCCTGGTGCCAGGCGCCCCCTTGCGAAAAACGACCTGGAAGCGCCGGCCCCAAAACCCAAGGTACGACGCAAAGCAGCCTGA
- a CDS encoding 2-hydroxychromene-2-carboxylate isomerase, translating to MTPKVEFQFDFGSPNAYLAEVAIPGIEQRTGAKFEYVPVLLGGIYKATGNMSPFDSLRGIKNKPEYQALETQRFIRRHNVTKFRTNPFFPVNTLMLMRCAVAAQFEGVFEPYFRAAYHHMWEEPKKMDDPEVFRSAFVSSGIDIDRVAKRAQEDDVKKRLIELTNDAVSRGAFGSPTFFVGKEMFFGKDQLRDVEESIVEQTRGTTSRTK from the coding sequence ATGACCCCGAAAGTAGAATTCCAGTTCGATTTCGGTAGTCCGAACGCCTATTTGGCCGAGGTCGCGATCCCGGGCATCGAACAGCGAACCGGGGCCAAATTCGAGTACGTCCCGGTCCTTCTTGGCGGCATCTACAAGGCCACCGGAAACATGTCGCCCTTCGATTCTCTTCGTGGAATCAAGAACAAGCCGGAGTATCAGGCGCTCGAGACGCAGCGGTTCATTCGCCGCCATAACGTGACGAAATTCCGCACCAATCCCTTCTTCCCCGTCAACACCCTCATGTTGATGCGCTGCGCGGTTGCGGCGCAGTTCGAGGGAGTGTTCGAGCCCTACTTCAGGGCCGCCTATCATCATATGTGGGAAGAACCGAAGAAAATGGACGATCCTGAAGTTTTTCGGAGCGCGTTCGTCTCTTCAGGCATCGATATCGATCGCGTGGCAAAACGTGCGCAGGAAGACGATGTGAAGAAGCGGCTCATCGAGTTGACGAACGACGCCGTGAGCCGGGGCGCGTTCGGCTCGCCGACTTTCTTCGTCGGCAAGGAAATGTTCTTCGGAAAGGATCAGTTGCGAGACGTGGAGGAATCCATCGTCGAACAAACCCGCGGGACCACTTCCAGGACCAAGTGA